TCGGACGTTACCGTAGATGAGTTAATGAGCGCGCTTAAGGGTCCAGATTTTCCTACTGGAGGAATCATCCAAGGAATAGAGGGGATCAAGCAAGCGTACGAAACAGGTAAAGGTAAAATTGTATTGCGCTCGAAAACATCCTTTGAGGTTATGAAGGGTGGAAGAGAGCAAATTGTCATTACCGAAATCCCATACGAGGTGGTAAAAGCGAATGTCGTTCGTAAAATTGACGAATTGCGCATTGACCGTAAGGTAGAAGGGATTGCAGAGGTTCGTGATGAAACGGATCGTACTGGACTAAGAATCGTCATTGATCTTAAGAAGGATGCCGATGCGGAAGGGGTATTGGCTTACCTTTTTAAAAATACAGATTTACAGGTCACGTATAGCTTTAATATGGTGGCTATCGCCCATAAAACGCCACAGCTGATGAATCTCAGAAGTTTGCTTGACGCTTATGTTGTTCACCAGAAAGAGGTTGTAACGAGACGCTGTGAGTATGATCTTGAAAAAGCAAAGGACCGTCAGCATGTTGTAGAAGGGCTAATCAAGGCGTTATCTATTTTAGATGAGCTGATTGCAAAGATCAGAGCTTCTAAGGATAAGGCGGATGCCAAAAATAACATTATTGAAGCCTTTGGCTTTACAGAGCGTCAAGCTGAAGCCATTGTGAACCTTCAGCTTTATCGTTTAACGAATACGGACGTCACTCAGCTACAGCGTGAAGCAGAGGAGCTTGAAAAAACCGTTCAGAAGCTTGAGGCGATTTTAGGGAGTGAAGCGAAGCTGATTCGAGTGATTAAGAAGGAGCTAGAGGAGATCAAAGCAACCTATGCTGATGCTAGAAGGTCTGAAATCCAAGCGGAGATTGAAGAAATTAAGATCAACCTTGAGGTTATGGTTCCAGCAGAGGATGTAATCATTACCGTGACGAAGGATGGTTATGTGAAGAGAACTAGTCTTCGTTCCTATTCAGCTTCTACTCCTGAGGAGCTAGGGCGCAAAGATGAGGATGAACTGTTTCTTCAGCTTGATTCAAATACAACGGATACGCTGCTTCTGTTCACGAACAAAGGAAACTACCTCTACATTCCAGTACATAGTTTACCGGATATTAGGTGGAAGGATATTGGTCAGCACATCGCCAATATTATACCTATTGAAAAGGATGAACGGATCATTGAGGGATACAGTATCAAGAGCTTTGCTGAGAAAGATAAATTCCTCTTGTTCGTAACCCAAAACGGTGTAGTAAAGCGTAGCTCTCTTTCTGAGTACCAGGTACAACGCTATTCCAAGCCTATTGTTGCTACAAAGCTGAAGGATGAGGATCAGGTGATTCGAGTTTTCATGACGGATGGAAAACAAGAGATTATTCTAGTGAGCCATCAAAGCTTCATGCTACGCTTCGATGAAGAAGAAGTCAGTGTGATGGGTCAAAAAGCAGCAGGGGTACGAGGAATTAGTTTAAAGGAAAATGACAGGGTCGTAGATGCGATTGTTTTTGCAGAATTCGATCAGATTCAAGATATAACTCTGCATACACAGAAAAATGCGGATAAGAAGGTTCCGCTTAGAGAGCTAGTTCGAGCGACACGAGCAAGACGTGGAAGTAAAATGATTAAAGAGCTAAAAACGAACCCACACCGTGTTACAGAGGTTAAAGTTGAGTTTAAGCCGATTAAGGAAGAGGAAGCTCCAGGGGGAATTCTATAGCTTTGGAAAGCAAAGTCAGCTAATTAATAGTGGCTTTGCTTTTCTATTTCATTTCAATAA
This region of Bacillus horti genomic DNA includes:
- the parC gene encoding DNA topoisomerase IV subunit A, which translates into the protein MSLIEKILELPFEEVIGDRFGRYSKYIIQDRALPDARDGLKPVQRRILYAMYTEGNTADKPFRKSAKTVGTVIGNYHPHGDSSVYDAMVRMSQDWKVRNVLVEMHGNNGSIDGDPQAAMRYTEARLSPLAAELLRDIGKGTVVFAPNFDDSDEEPVVLPARYPNLLVNGSTGISSGYATDIPPHNLAEVIDAVVMYMDNSDVTVDELMSALKGPDFPTGGIIQGIEGIKQAYETGKGKIVLRSKTSFEVMKGGREQIVITEIPYEVVKANVVRKIDELRIDRKVEGIAEVRDETDRTGLRIVIDLKKDADAEGVLAYLFKNTDLQVTYSFNMVAIAHKTPQLMNLRSLLDAYVVHQKEVVTRRCEYDLEKAKDRQHVVEGLIKALSILDELIAKIRASKDKADAKNNIIEAFGFTERQAEAIVNLQLYRLTNTDVTQLQREAEELEKTVQKLEAILGSEAKLIRVIKKELEEIKATYADARRSEIQAEIEEIKINLEVMVPAEDVIITVTKDGYVKRTSLRSYSASTPEELGRKDEDELFLQLDSNTTDTLLLFTNKGNYLYIPVHSLPDIRWKDIGQHIANIIPIEKDERIIEGYSIKSFAEKDKFLLFVTQNGVVKRSSLSEYQVQRYSKPIVATKLKDEDQVIRVFMTDGKQEIILVSHQSFMLRFDEEEVSVMGQKAAGVRGISLKENDRVVDAIVFAEFDQIQDITLHTQKNADKKVPLRELVRATRARRGSKMIKELKTNPHRVTEVKVEFKPIKEEEAPGGIL